One Legionella hackeliae DNA segment encodes these proteins:
- the thpR gene encoding RNA 2',3'-cyclic phosphodiesterase translates to MKWRVFFAINFSEELQQRFKSIIALLQNAIPAEKVGWTPVHNLHVTLGFLGNIQVEHLTQLIKNAQHVLRDVPAFHLQLDRLQLFPSIMKPRIISLTLGPERCLSELAIKVRQAICATHYPVEARAFRGHLTLARLHNYHCKKESLAEIQLPFIPDIKVSTIYLLESKLGKSPPSYTPLAHFNLK, encoded by the coding sequence ATGAAGTGGCGAGTTTTTTTTGCAATCAATTTTTCAGAAGAACTTCAGCAGCGTTTTAAATCAATTATTGCTTTATTGCAAAATGCTATTCCCGCAGAAAAGGTTGGTTGGACCCCTGTGCATAATCTTCATGTTACTCTAGGTTTTTTAGGAAATATTCAAGTTGAACATCTGACTCAACTGATTAAAAATGCGCAGCATGTATTAAGGGATGTGCCTGCATTTCACTTACAATTGGATAGATTACAATTGTTCCCGAGCATTATGAAACCACGCATTATATCTCTAACATTGGGCCCTGAACGTTGTTTAAGCGAACTGGCCATTAAAGTACGGCAAGCCATTTGTGCAACACATTATCCAGTTGAGGCGCGTGCATTTCGAGGACATTTAACACTAGCGCGATTACATAATTATCATTGTAAAAAGGAATCGCTTGCAGAGATTCAATTGCCTTTTATTCCAGACATTAAAGTTAGTACAATCTATTTGTTAGAAAGTAAACTTGGTAAGAGCCCACCATCTTATACCCCTTTAGCACATTTTAATTTAAAGTAA
- a CDS encoding VOC family protein — protein MTVKTTRYEYHHMGIPTQIKQENERYSSTFKMYTSGGENSEYRIQYHRFEEESPLHPLIKTMPHVAFKVDSLEQAIDGKEVILGPYEPFSGYKVAIIAECGTPIEFIETTLAEEEIWQGEHKNSVIYPEEI, from the coding sequence ATGACTGTAAAAACGACTCGTTATGAATATCATCATATGGGTATTCCCACGCAAATTAAACAAGAAAACGAGCGCTATAGCTCAACATTTAAAATGTACACAAGTGGGGGAGAAAATAGCGAATACCGGATTCAATATCATCGATTTGAAGAGGAATCCCCCTTACATCCTCTAATTAAAACGATGCCTCATGTGGCGTTTAAAGTTGATAGCCTTGAACAAGCGATCGATGGTAAGGAAGTTATTTTAGGACCTTATGAACCTTTCTCTGGCTACAAAGTTGCTATCATAGCCGAATGCGGAACACCTATCGAGTTTATTGAGACAACGTTAGCTGAAGAAGAAATTTGGCAGGGTGAACATAAAAATTCTGTCATTTACCCAGAAGAAATTTAG
- a CDS encoding patatin-like phospholipase family protein, producing MKQTGIVLQGGGALGAYELGVLKRLYEHIEFSPNIVAGVSIGAINAVTLIGAKGDPIKTLEAIWEELTVFSIPFSEAMESYLSLWGNASFFNLRTDFWTLPYWTSFYFTQPLQTLLLKYVDFKKVNNSPIHLILTATDIETGDVITFENKGKNRTEITPLHVLASGSLPPGFPMTTIGTKNYWDGGLFENTPLSPVLERLNPNPQVEKEIIVVNLFPSSGKIPTNMVEVFDRVFEIIFANKIRFNLELTEKVNDYIEVINAIEEIVPANSPIKKLPGYKRLINYKYIQNIIYIENIDPENVTASFDFSRKSIQKRIEAGYRDAGSAFL from the coding sequence ATGAAACAAACGGGGATAGTTCTTCAAGGAGGTGGGGCTCTTGGTGCCTACGAGTTAGGCGTCCTGAAGCGTTTATATGAGCATATCGAATTTTCCCCCAACATTGTTGCCGGTGTGTCAATTGGCGCCATCAATGCTGTTACACTCATTGGGGCAAAAGGTGATCCTATTAAAACCCTTGAAGCCATATGGGAAGAATTAACTGTTTTTTCTATTCCTTTTAGTGAAGCTATGGAAAGTTATTTATCGCTTTGGGGAAATGCATCTTTTTTTAATCTGCGAACAGATTTTTGGACTTTACCCTACTGGACCAGTTTTTATTTTACCCAGCCATTACAAACTCTTTTGTTAAAATACGTTGATTTTAAAAAAGTAAATAATTCACCCATCCATTTGATTTTAACTGCCACTGATATTGAAACAGGTGATGTGATTACTTTTGAAAATAAAGGTAAAAATCGAACAGAAATTACGCCTTTACATGTCTTAGCCAGTGGCAGTCTTCCACCTGGTTTTCCAATGACCACAATTGGTACTAAAAATTATTGGGATGGCGGGTTATTTGAAAATACCCCTCTGTCCCCAGTATTAGAACGCCTTAATCCTAATCCGCAAGTTGAAAAAGAAATTATAGTGGTGAATTTGTTCCCTTCCTCAGGAAAAATTCCCACCAACATGGTTGAGGTTTTTGACCGGGTTTTTGAAATAATTTTTGCCAATAAGATTCGCTTTAATTTAGAACTCACTGAAAAAGTAAATGATTATATTGAAGTTATTAATGCCATCGAAGAAATCGTTCCCGCCAATAGTCCAATCAAAAAATTACCAGGATACAAACGGTTGATTAACTATAAATACATTCAAAATATCATTTACATAGAAAACATCGATCCAGAGAATGTAACAGCATCCTTTGATTTTTCACGCAAAAGTATCCAGAAGAGGATCGAAGCTGGTTATAGAGACGCAGGGAGCGCTTTTTTATAA
- the argS gene encoding arginine--tRNA ligase, which translates to MKQTVEELLAQALEALKKTAVIPQDLDVDLKVERAKDNSHGDFASNLAMILAKPCRQSPRKLAELIVDAIPAHSSVDRVEIAGPGFINFFMRNDALSQIVAQILKQGDQFGRSNLGQGQKVILEFVSANPTGPLHVGHGRGAAFGATLGNLLTAAGFEVNREYYVNDAGRQMNILAASVWLRYLVLAGQEIVFPANGYRGDYVMDIAQEVLDKKGSDFVHPWSTVIEGLPADEPDGGDKEIYIDAIISRAKALLGEQNFKLFHKHALDSVLGDIKDDLAEFGVEFDCWFSEQSLLDDGDIEKGIQALKDGGHTYEKEGALWFCATDFGDEKDRVLVRANGNTTYFASDVAYHWNKYDRGFDRVIDIFGADHHGYVTRVKSAVKALGHDENAVDVLLVQFAILYRGGERVQMSTRSGSFVTLRELREEVGNDAARFFYVMRKPEQHMDFDLDLAKSESSDNPVYYIQYAHARISSVLRQLQERGLSWDEAKGLDNITLLKEPQEAVLITLISRYPEVIESAARACEPHQLAYYLRELANGLHSYYNAIQLLCEQDELRSARLCLLVAVRQILRNGLRLLGVSTPESM; encoded by the coding sequence ATGAAACAAACTGTTGAAGAATTACTCGCTCAAGCTCTGGAAGCCCTTAAAAAAACTGCTGTGATCCCACAGGATTTGGATGTTGATCTAAAAGTGGAGCGAGCTAAAGATAACAGTCATGGTGACTTTGCAAGTAATCTGGCGATGATTTTAGCAAAGCCCTGTCGTCAATCCCCCCGCAAATTAGCTGAATTAATTGTTGATGCTATACCAGCCCATTCTTCTGTGGATCGCGTTGAAATAGCAGGCCCTGGGTTTATCAATTTCTTTATGCGCAATGATGCACTTTCACAGATAGTTGCTCAGATACTCAAACAGGGTGATCAATTTGGTCGCAGTAATTTGGGACAAGGTCAAAAAGTTATTTTAGAGTTTGTTTCTGCAAATCCTACAGGCCCTTTGCATGTAGGACATGGTCGTGGTGCTGCATTTGGAGCTACATTAGGGAATCTTCTTACCGCCGCAGGTTTTGAGGTTAATCGTGAATACTATGTCAATGATGCCGGGCGTCAGATGAATATCCTTGCCGCAAGCGTGTGGTTACGATATTTAGTTTTAGCGGGTCAAGAGATAGTCTTCCCAGCTAACGGCTATCGCGGTGATTATGTCATGGATATTGCTCAGGAAGTGCTTGATAAAAAGGGAAGTGATTTTGTGCATCCCTGGTCTACAGTTATTGAAGGTTTACCTGCTGATGAGCCAGACGGCGGGGACAAAGAAATTTATATCGATGCAATTATTTCTCGTGCTAAAGCCCTTCTTGGTGAACAAAATTTTAAATTATTTCATAAACATGCACTTGATTCAGTTCTAGGTGATATTAAGGATGATTTAGCTGAATTTGGCGTTGAATTTGATTGTTGGTTTTCTGAACAATCTTTGCTTGATGACGGCGATATAGAAAAAGGTATCCAAGCTCTGAAAGACGGTGGACATACCTACGAAAAAGAAGGCGCTTTATGGTTTTGCGCCACTGATTTTGGTGACGAGAAAGACAGAGTTCTTGTGCGTGCAAATGGGAATACCACCTATTTTGCCTCTGACGTTGCTTATCACTGGAATAAATATGATCGAGGATTTGATCGTGTGATAGATATTTTCGGTGCAGACCACCATGGGTACGTCACGCGGGTAAAATCAGCCGTTAAGGCCCTAGGCCATGATGAAAATGCTGTCGATGTCTTATTGGTGCAATTTGCTATTCTTTACCGCGGAGGGGAGCGGGTGCAAATGTCCACTCGCAGTGGTTCCTTTGTTACTTTGCGCGAATTGCGAGAAGAAGTTGGAAACGATGCCGCGCGTTTCTTCTATGTCATGCGGAAACCTGAACAACATATGGATTTTGATTTGGATTTAGCGAAATCGGAATCCAGTGATAACCCGGTTTATTATATACAGTATGCTCATGCTCGAATAAGCTCAGTGTTGAGACAATTACAAGAGCGTGGTTTAAGTTGGGATGAGGCGAAGGGGCTTGACAATATTACTCTTTTAAAAGAGCCACAAGAAGCTGTATTGATAACGTTAATTAGCCGCTATCCAGAAGTCATTGAATCGGCTGCCAGAGCTTGCGAACCTCACCAATTGGCTTATTATTTACGTGAATTAGCCAACGGATTGCATAGTTACTACAACGCAATACAATTACTATGTGAACAAGATGAATTAAGAAGTGCGCGTTTATGTTTATTGGTAGCAGTGCGACAAATCTTGAGAAATGGTTTGCGACTACTTGGTGTATCAACTCCTGAGAGCATGTGA
- a CDS encoding SPOR domain-containing protein, with the protein MARDYGKRRQGRQKSSAPKQFLWIVASFLLGYLTANVFDFTSLNNWVHKNILAHDEPQPETKVVAKQENLPKPKFEFYTLLAKDHSSPTPLQRPTLATPAKPATPPQGAPMQAAAPVAVAPTPATNAPVVVNHAPAPVAEAKPVPATASANKPKESYLVQMASFKSKQEAERLKASLTLKGFDVHIVVAPPQQGGWFRVILGPYGSKMEAEKIQVAVARSERIKGMVRKLNA; encoded by the coding sequence ATGGCAAGGGATTACGGAAAACGAAGACAGGGTAGACAAAAAAGCAGTGCTCCTAAACAATTTTTATGGATCGTGGCCTCTTTTTTATTGGGTTATTTAACTGCGAATGTATTTGACTTTACCAGTTTAAATAACTGGGTTCATAAAAATATTTTGGCGCATGATGAGCCGCAACCTGAAACCAAGGTTGTTGCCAAGCAGGAAAATTTGCCAAAGCCAAAATTTGAGTTTTATACCTTGTTAGCTAAAGATCATAGCTCGCCAACTCCTTTGCAACGGCCTACGTTAGCCACACCTGCTAAACCTGCAACGCCTCCTCAGGGAGCGCCTATGCAAGCAGCTGCCCCTGTAGCGGTAGCACCAACTCCTGCTACAAATGCGCCTGTCGTGGTAAACCATGCTCCAGCGCCGGTCGCAGAGGCCAAGCCTGTGCCTGCAACCGCCTCAGCGAATAAGCCAAAAGAATCCTATTTAGTACAGATGGCTTCATTTAAAAGTAAGCAAGAAGCAGAACGTTTAAAAGCTTCTCTTACTTTAAAAGGCTTTGATGTTCATATCGTAGTTGCGCCGCCGCAACAAGGTGGATGGTTTAGAGTGATCCTTGGACCTTATGGCTCCAAAATGGAAGCTGAAAAAATTCAAGTTGCTGTTGCTCGTAGCGAGCGTATTAAAGGTATGGTACGAAAACTGAATGCTTAA
- a CDS encoding heavy metal translocating P-type ATPase, with product MSDIYEFNLPTASCESCIASILTQLEISGTETGIIVKSHQFDREKKVLKLQIENNRKKRETNAEILRHYITKTGFPCREITQKTTSAPAPLYKRVLTSNWFLAALGTISGATLLLFSVFFTGGLSLVGMAAIGAGSTALTLALGAPFYYQAVINLVKARTLTMDTLFTVSTLTVIITSLASFVVPWLPMMFEAGLLIFGFRYLGLAIEETITQNIGVEKLFKDRLPFKVKVIDEEERELSTIKENEILQLYAKDTVPVDGECLTTSLIYDTIITGSPLPRVVKPGEKLLAGMVLAEDASPMKLKATPIIVSLESGDRTPVDGVSEQDCEIFDEDLQEKQQISAGDFVLAGTRLESATKIKVTSVATYSYLHRLDKNNEQAQFEKAPIQETTARSLQYFIPTVILVAIISGIIIGLFFPPALALQCAISVLVAACPCTLGLITPLAVKIGMNKAADHGVQFKSAKMLEAADSVTAVVFDVHGTLTTGIPQVTHFGHDPHLCSKETMFGYFAAMEKNAGHPIAKAIIEYVKNVTPEGFTVSEIDKNNHSGVRAKIIRQLPNNSGTTDEIEEELILGNQTMMEENNIDVSSLQNLNLKGGQSLVYLARNKQLLGYMLLTDPLRPNAKETIAALTKMGKKIFLCTGADKMTAESIAELLDIPLENIAWGCVGYSENSQEKSKTAFIKKLQAEGHVVAMIGDAANDSSAVASCFGIAIRSKSADEITHQKASVVIQGDSLQPIVNVFTIAKQTVANIKQNLGFSLIYNMASMTLTGGLLVALGFTLNPAVGVVLMILQTSLILLNAYRFKTQNPGHVMPKKVEENDGPRESYGCLANFFNSKKPEITLKSELQEEVAPTLLFGNKLLNPYSPEPDLFQHHTVNALQ from the coding sequence ATGTCTGATATTTATGAGTTTAATCTACCGACGGCGAGTTGTGAGAGTTGTATAGCAAGTATCTTAACTCAACTTGAAATATCCGGTACGGAGACGGGAATAATCGTCAAATCCCATCAATTCGATCGCGAAAAAAAAGTACTTAAACTCCAGATAGAAAACAATCGTAAAAAAAGAGAAACAAATGCAGAGATACTTAGGCATTACATTACGAAAACGGGTTTTCCCTGTAGAGAAATTACGCAAAAAACAACCTCAGCCCCAGCACCTCTTTATAAACGAGTACTCACGTCTAATTGGTTTTTAGCTGCTCTCGGAACTATCAGTGGGGCTACCTTATTACTTTTTTCGGTATTCTTTACTGGTGGTTTATCCTTAGTAGGAATGGCTGCTATTGGAGCAGGCAGTACCGCTTTAACATTAGCACTTGGTGCTCCTTTTTATTATCAGGCAGTTATTAATTTAGTAAAAGCAAGAACACTAACTATGGACACCTTGTTCACGGTGAGTACTCTGACTGTAATTATTACCTCTCTTGCTTCTTTTGTAGTGCCCTGGTTACCGATGATGTTTGAAGCAGGCTTACTGATTTTTGGCTTCCGCTATCTTGGACTTGCTATTGAAGAAACGATTACACAAAACATCGGTGTGGAAAAACTCTTTAAAGATCGCCTACCTTTTAAAGTGAAAGTTATTGATGAAGAAGAGCGTGAATTAAGCACGATTAAAGAAAACGAGATACTTCAGTTGTATGCAAAAGATACTGTTCCTGTTGATGGTGAGTGCCTTACTACAAGTCTTATTTACGATACGATAATCACGGGCTCCCCTTTGCCACGAGTGGTAAAACCAGGAGAAAAATTGCTGGCAGGAATGGTCTTGGCAGAAGACGCTTCGCCAATGAAATTAAAAGCCACTCCAATTATTGTGTCCCTGGAAAGTGGAGATCGTACTCCTGTTGATGGTGTAAGTGAGCAGGACTGCGAGATTTTTGATGAAGATTTACAAGAAAAGCAACAAATAAGTGCGGGTGATTTTGTGTTGGCAGGAACACGACTGGAGTCGGCAACTAAAATAAAAGTCACGTCAGTGGCTACCTATTCCTATTTACACAGGTTGGACAAAAATAATGAGCAAGCCCAGTTTGAAAAGGCGCCAATTCAAGAAACAACCGCTCGCTCCCTGCAGTATTTTATCCCAACTGTCATTTTGGTAGCGATAATTTCCGGGATAATCATAGGCCTATTTTTCCCTCCGGCACTCGCTTTGCAATGTGCTATTTCTGTTTTAGTTGCTGCTTGTCCCTGTACACTTGGCTTGATAACTCCTCTTGCGGTAAAGATTGGCATGAATAAAGCCGCAGACCACGGTGTGCAATTTAAAAGTGCAAAAATGCTTGAGGCGGCTGACAGTGTGACCGCTGTGGTTTTTGATGTTCATGGAACGTTGACGACTGGGATTCCGCAAGTCACTCACTTCGGTCATGACCCTCACCTATGTAGTAAGGAAACGATGTTTGGTTATTTTGCTGCTATGGAAAAAAACGCCGGACATCCCATTGCTAAGGCGATAATAGAGTATGTCAAAAATGTGACACCTGAAGGGTTTACTGTCAGTGAGATTGATAAAAACAACCATTCCGGAGTTAGAGCGAAAATTATTCGGCAGCTACCCAATAATTCAGGGACTACTGATGAAATTGAGGAAGAGTTGATTCTCGGTAATCAAACGATGATGGAAGAAAATAATATCGATGTTTCTTCTCTACAAAATTTAAATCTTAAAGGCGGCCAATCGCTGGTTTATCTTGCTCGCAATAAACAATTATTAGGCTATATGCTACTAACCGATCCGCTGCGCCCAAATGCTAAAGAAACCATTGCAGCATTAACTAAAATGGGTAAAAAAATATTTCTTTGTACTGGTGCAGATAAAATGACAGCAGAAAGTATTGCCGAATTGCTTGATATTCCTCTTGAAAATATTGCTTGGGGTTGTGTGGGATATTCTGAAAATAGCCAAGAGAAGTCTAAAACGGCATTCATCAAAAAACTTCAGGCCGAGGGCCACGTTGTAGCCATGATAGGAGATGCCGCCAACGATTCTTCTGCTGTGGCGAGTTGTTTTGGCATTGCTATTCGATCGAAGTCTGCCGATGAGATCACCCACCAAAAAGCGAGTGTTGTGATTCAAGGCGACTCTTTGCAACCCATAGTTAATGTGTTTACGATTGCAAAGCAAACTGTTGCTAATATCAAGCAAAATCTTGGATTTAGTTTAATTTACAATATGGCTTCGATGACATTGACTGGGGGGTTGTTAGTAGCCCTCGGGTTTACATTAAATCCCGCGGTGGGTGTTGTTTTAATGATCTTACAAACAAGCTTAATCTTACTTAATGCTTATCGTTTTAAAACCCAAAATCCAGGGCATGTTATGCCGAAAAAGGTGGAGGAAAATGACGGACCTAGAGAATCGTATGGATGCTTGGCCAATTTTTTTAATAGTAAAAAACCAGAAATTACATTGAAGTCTGAGTTGCAAGAAGAAGTAGCTCCCACGCTACTGTTTGGTAACAAACTACTTAATCCCTATTCTCCAGAACCTGATTTATTTCAACACCACACGGTTAACGCGTTACAGTGA
- the folB gene encoding dihydroneopterin aldolase: protein MDLLQIKGLSVLTRIGVYAWEQQILQRLLIDISIPGNFNACHDDIANTTDYDKLCQQVTAYVSCNAFHLIETVADNVANFIKQEFNIPQLTVSVSKPHAVKNASDIRITVTR from the coding sequence ATGGATCTTCTTCAAATAAAAGGCTTAAGTGTTCTTACTCGCATTGGAGTATATGCTTGGGAACAACAAATATTACAACGTTTATTAATTGACATATCCATCCCTGGTAATTTTAACGCTTGCCATGATGATATTGCCAATACAACTGATTACGATAAACTTTGCCAGCAGGTTACAGCCTATGTTTCATGCAATGCATTTCATCTGATTGAAACTGTTGCTGACAATGTCGCAAACTTTATTAAACAAGAATTTAATATTCCTCAACTCACAGTCAGTGTCAGTAAACCTCATGCAGTCAAGAATGCCAGTGATATCCGTATCACTGTAACGCGTTAA
- a CDS encoding DUF5617 domain-containing protein, which yields MPLFSDIDISDHRKAIAEKISLVIDPVLNEIPVDPILVNYLYPDKQVVRLFSYEKTRELQQMTETSRSILKELKEDNTGISIALKYAKNLSPSQERYKDFLLKMSALNGKSIDDILNELQQVAPLLSSSVIYSPLLLKLHRFIHRDIATYIQDFQRLAKIEGNVERAIAELIRFREEMFLQQTQITSFNHGQLTNQYGVQLTSNQIFCPFSKERIKVAESLRTRGQASNLLAIFIALSQLAKLKDADIENFLKCQASDYLEQANEKLLQYLRFPIWFNFSPLQQRFLAEAGAQAAKQQLNYRHLWSEEKQLEDNVLSVLIDYSKQDWNFPVFGLFISGHWRRHHHEAVSEAIKSIRRGEDIVVVLEQLKNGVQKHPSYNSQGSLTNRLEFIERKLTSNSLPIASLSGGLSVGI from the coding sequence ATGCCTTTATTCTCTGATATAGATATTTCTGATCACCGAAAAGCAATTGCAGAAAAAATTTCCCTAGTGATTGATCCTGTTTTAAATGAAATTCCAGTAGATCCCATATTGGTTAATTACCTTTATCCCGACAAACAGGTTGTACGTCTATTCTCGTATGAGAAAACGAGAGAACTTCAACAGATGACAGAAACTTCTCGTTCTATTTTAAAAGAATTAAAAGAGGACAATACGGGTATAAGTATTGCTCTGAAATATGCCAAGAATCTATCACCATCACAGGAGCGTTATAAAGACTTTTTACTAAAAATGAGTGCTTTGAACGGGAAAAGCATTGATGATATTTTAAATGAACTACAGCAGGTGGCACCGCTTTTAAGTAGTTCAGTCATTTATTCACCCTTATTGCTAAAACTTCATCGATTTATACATAGAGATATAGCAACTTATATCCAGGATTTTCAACGGCTTGCCAAAATAGAAGGTAATGTTGAACGGGCAATTGCGGAGTTGATCAGGTTTCGTGAAGAAATGTTTCTCCAACAGACTCAAATTACATCATTTAACCATGGGCAATTGACGAATCAATATGGCGTGCAGCTGACATCCAATCAAATTTTCTGTCCCTTTTCCAAAGAAAGAATCAAAGTTGCAGAATCTTTAAGAACGAGGGGACAAGCTAGTAATTTGCTCGCTATCTTTATTGCATTAAGTCAATTAGCCAAGTTAAAAGATGCTGATATTGAAAATTTTTTAAAATGTCAGGCTTCTGATTATCTCGAGCAGGCCAATGAAAAGCTATTACAATATTTGCGTTTTCCAATCTGGTTTAATTTTTCCCCACTGCAACAACGTTTTCTCGCTGAAGCGGGCGCACAAGCCGCTAAACAACAGTTAAATTATCGACATTTGTGGTCTGAGGAAAAACAATTAGAAGACAATGTTTTATCAGTGTTGATTGATTATTCAAAGCAAGATTGGAATTTTCCCGTATTTGGTTTATTTATCTCTGGTCATTGGAGACGTCACCACCATGAAGCTGTATCAGAGGCAATAAAATCAATTAGAAGGGGTGAAGACATTGTAGTAGTGTTAGAGCAATTAAAGAATGGGGTGCAAAAACATCCCAGTTACAATAGCCAGGGTTCTTTGACGAATCGGCTGGAATTTATTGAGCGCAAACTAACTTCAAACTCATTGCCAATAGCATCATTATCTGGTGGATTAAGTGTTGGAATTTAG
- the hemE gene encoding uroporphyrinogen decarboxylase, whose amino-acid sequence MNTKAIQDSLFIRALQRKPVPRTPVWIMRQAGRYLPEYRRVREQAGSFLNLCKNPELACEVTLQPLARFPLDAAILFSDILTIPDAMGLQLYFTEGEGPAFHKPVRTFTAINALNSSDLLEQLSYVFDAVRLIRKSMPQDLPLIGFSGSPWTLACYMVEGGSSRDFKQILHLLYSEPATLHLLLSKLAQAVIAYLDEQVNSGVNALMLFDTWGGILTPQSYQEFSLDYMQVIINALKRKYPHIPIILFTKGGGQWLQQMAETGCDALGLDWTTDLGFARSQVGDRVALQGNLNPAVLLSNPQCITAQVKQVLDSFGRGEGHVFNLGHGITPDVPPAHVSAMLEAIHEYSPAYHGG is encoded by the coding sequence ATGAATACTAAAGCAATACAGGACTCGTTATTTATTCGCGCGCTTCAACGTAAGCCTGTGCCTCGCACTCCAGTGTGGATAATGCGTCAAGCAGGTCGCTATTTACCTGAATATCGTCGAGTCAGGGAGCAAGCCGGTAGTTTTTTAAATTTATGTAAAAATCCAGAGTTAGCTTGTGAGGTTACCCTACAGCCACTAGCTCGGTTTCCTTTGGATGCTGCAATATTATTTTCTGATATCTTGACTATCCCTGATGCCATGGGACTGCAATTGTATTTTACCGAAGGAGAAGGGCCTGCGTTTCATAAGCCGGTACGTACCTTTACGGCAATAAATGCATTAAATAGTTCTGATCTTCTTGAGCAGTTGAGTTATGTTTTTGACGCAGTACGCTTAATCCGAAAATCAATGCCACAGGATCTTCCCTTAATTGGTTTTTCTGGTAGTCCATGGACTCTTGCTTGCTATATGGTTGAAGGGGGTAGTAGTCGTGATTTTAAGCAAATTTTGCATTTGCTTTATTCAGAGCCTGCAACTCTACATCTGCTGTTGAGCAAACTTGCACAAGCTGTCATTGCTTATCTTGATGAGCAAGTCAACTCTGGGGTGAATGCGCTGATGTTGTTTGATACCTGGGGTGGCATACTAACTCCACAAAGTTATCAGGAATTTTCACTCGATTACATGCAAGTAATTATTAACGCATTAAAGCGAAAGTATCCCCATATTCCGATTATTCTTTTTACTAAAGGGGGTGGCCAGTGGCTACAACAAATGGCTGAAACTGGCTGTGATGCGCTTGGGCTGGATTGGACTACTGATCTTGGTTTTGCTCGCTCGCAGGTAGGAGACAGAGTAGCCTTGCAAGGCAATCTCAATCCTGCAGTATTACTTTCCAATCCTCAATGTATAACTGCTCAGGTGAAGCAAGTTCTGGATTCGTTTGGCAGGGGTGAAGGGCATGTATTTAACTTAGGTCATGGTATTACTCCTGATGTGCCGCCTGCGCATGTTTCTGCTATGCTTGAAGCAATACACGAATATAGTCCTGCTTATCACGGAGGATAA
- a CDS encoding hydrolase — protein sequence MIVDSNFKPAWWLANSHAQTLFPTLIRRIQAPVDKNERLELPDGDFIDLAWAVNGLSKDTPIVVLLHGLGGSVESGYVAGLMYALNNYGFRAVLMHFRGASKEPNRLPRAYHSGDTGDFDFFLQVLAKREPHTKKAAIGVSLGGNVLLKWLGEKGSQTLLSVAVAVSVPFELRLVADKISQGFSRIYQSYLLRRLKTVFTQKLNVLDNNLPNPLKNIEKWQCFWTFDEFVTAPLHGFANVHTYYREASSRSYLRHITTPTLIIHALDDPFMTPEIIPSEQELSKDIMLELSASGGHVGFIMGNVPGVPVYWLEQRIPHFLKSALF from the coding sequence ATGATAGTTGACAGCAATTTCAAGCCAGCATGGTGGTTAGCAAACTCTCATGCTCAAACTCTTTTCCCGACTTTGATTCGTCGGATTCAAGCGCCCGTTGATAAAAATGAGCGTCTTGAATTACCTGATGGCGATTTCATCGATTTGGCTTGGGCTGTCAACGGATTATCAAAGGACACACCCATTGTGGTGTTATTACATGGCCTAGGCGGTAGTGTAGAGTCTGGCTATGTTGCAGGTTTAATGTATGCACTTAATAACTACGGCTTTAGAGCTGTGCTTATGCATTTTCGCGGCGCAAGCAAAGAACCTAATCGCTTGCCAAGAGCTTATCATTCAGGAGATACTGGAGATTTTGATTTCTTCCTGCAAGTGTTAGCAAAACGCGAACCGCATACAAAAAAAGCTGCCATAGGAGTGTCATTGGGTGGTAATGTGTTACTGAAATGGTTAGGTGAAAAAGGATCACAAACTTTACTATCAGTAGCGGTTGCTGTGTCAGTGCCGTTTGAGCTTCGCCTGGTTGCAGATAAAATCAGTCAGGGTTTTTCCCGAATTTATCAAAGTTATTTATTACGCCGCTTAAAGACAGTCTTCACACAGAAACTCAATGTCCTTGATAATAATTTACCTAATCCACTTAAAAACATTGAAAAATGGCAGTGTTTCTGGACGTTTGATGAGTTTGTTACAGCACCTCTGCATGGTTTTGCGAATGTGCATACGTATTACCGTGAAGCGAGTTCGAGAAGTTATTTACGCCACATTACAACTCCAACGTTAATTATCCATGCATTGGATGATCCGTTTATGACACCAGAAATAATTCCCTCAGAACAAGAGTTATCAAAAGATATCATGCTTGAGCTTAGTGCTTCAGGAGGACATGTCGGTTTCATCATGGGTAATGTGCCTGGTGTGCCTGTGTACTGGTTAGAGCAGCGGATTCCTCACTTTTTAAAGTCAGCATTATTTTAA